One stretch of Muribaculum intestinale DNA includes these proteins:
- the pnp gene encoding polyribonucleotide nucleotidyltransferase: protein MAQPIKKTIALPDGREITLETGKLAKQADGAVELRMGNTMLLATVVSAKEAGEGVDFMPLQVEYKEKFSSAGRFPGGFLKREGRASDYEILTARLVDRVLRPLFPDNYHADTFVNIIMFSADGEDMPDALAGLAASAAIAVSDIPFNGPISEVRVARVNGEFVIDPTFEQLKDADMELMVGATYENIMMVEGEMKEVSEADLLAALKAAHDAIKVQCKAQMELAEELHVVKREYCHEVNDEELRKDVHDKCYDKAYEVAKAGCADKHWRMDHFDAICDEYIESLPEEVREEKTPLVKRYYHDVEREAMRRCVLDEGVRLDGRKTTDIRPIWIETDYVPGPHGSAVFTRGETQALATVTLGTKMDEKILDDVLNQGKERFLLHYNFPPFSTGEAKPQRGVGRREVGHGNLAHRALKGMFPDNFPYVCRIVSDILESNGSSSMATVCAGTLALLDAGVKMKKPVSGIAMGLITDSDGSKYAVLSDILGDEDHLGDMDFKVTGTRDGITATQMDIKVDGLSYEVLEKALNQARDGRMHILDKIAEAIPEARADYKSHVPRIETMLIPKELIGAVIGPGGKVIQGIQEASGATVSIDEIEDGGYIEVASSDKESMDKALDMIRAIVALPEEGKVYQGKVRSILDFGAFVEFMPNRDGLLHISEISWERLENMEASGLKEGDEVEVKLIEIDKKTGKYRLSMRALQPKPEGYVEPQRRERAPRREGSNDRPRRDGDRGPRRDRGDRPRRDNNHD from the coding sequence ATGGCACAACCAATCAAGAAAACCATCGCGCTGCCCGACGGACGTGAGATCACGCTCGAGACCGGCAAACTTGCCAAGCAGGCCGATGGAGCGGTAGAGCTGCGCATGGGCAACACCATGCTCCTGGCCACTGTGGTGTCGGCGAAGGAAGCCGGCGAGGGGGTCGACTTTATGCCCCTCCAGGTAGAGTACAAGGAGAAATTCTCTTCAGCGGGACGTTTCCCCGGCGGTTTCCTCAAGCGTGAGGGCCGCGCATCCGATTATGAAATCCTGACAGCACGCCTTGTCGACCGCGTACTCCGTCCGCTTTTCCCCGACAACTATCATGCCGATACGTTTGTCAACATCATCATGTTCTCGGCCGACGGCGAGGACATGCCCGACGCTCTCGCCGGTCTGGCCGCTTCTGCAGCCATCGCCGTGAGCGACATACCGTTCAACGGTCCTATATCTGAGGTACGTGTAGCCCGCGTTAACGGCGAATTCGTTATCGACCCCACATTCGAGCAGCTCAAAGATGCCGACATGGAGCTGATGGTTGGTGCCACCTACGAAAATATCATGATGGTCGAAGGCGAAATGAAGGAAGTCAGCGAAGCTGATCTCCTCGCCGCCCTCAAGGCTGCCCACGATGCTATCAAGGTACAGTGCAAGGCCCAGATGGAACTCGCCGAAGAGCTCCATGTGGTAAAGCGCGAATACTGCCACGAAGTCAACGACGAGGAGCTCCGCAAGGACGTGCACGACAAGTGCTACGACAAGGCTTACGAGGTTGCCAAGGCAGGATGTGCCGACAAGCACTGGCGCATGGACCACTTCGACGCTATCTGCGACGAATATATCGAAAGCCTCCCCGAAGAAGTGCGCGAGGAGAAGACTCCGCTCGTAAAACGCTACTACCACGATGTAGAGCGTGAAGCCATGCGTCGCTGTGTGCTCGACGAAGGCGTGCGTCTCGATGGCCGCAAGACCACCGATATCCGTCCTATCTGGATTGAGACCGACTACGTGCCCGGCCCCCACGGATCGGCCGTGTTCACCCGTGGTGAGACACAGGCTCTCGCTACCGTGACTCTCGGCACAAAGATGGACGAGAAGATTCTCGACGACGTGCTCAACCAGGGCAAGGAGCGTTTCCTCCTCCACTACAACTTTCCCCCCTTCTCTACAGGCGAGGCTAAGCCCCAGCGTGGCGTTGGCCGCCGCGAGGTAGGCCACGGCAATCTTGCCCACCGCGCCCTCAAGGGTATGTTCCCCGACAACTTCCCCTATGTATGCCGCATCGTCAGCGACATCCTCGAGAGCAACGGCTCCTCGTCTATGGCCACCGTATGTGCCGGCACACTCGCCCTGCTCGATGCCGGCGTGAAGATGAAGAAGCCCGTCAGCGGTATCGCCATGGGTCTCATCACCGACTCCGACGGTTCGAAGTATGCCGTGCTCTCCGACATCCTCGGCGATGAGGACCACCTCGGCGACATGGACTTCAAGGTGACCGGAACACGCGACGGTATCACAGCCACACAGATGGACATCAAGGTCGACGGCCTCAGCTACGAGGTGCTTGAAAAGGCCCTCAACCAGGCCCGCGACGGACGTATGCATATCCTCGACAAAATCGCCGAGGCAATCCCCGAAGCACGCGCCGACTACAAGTCCCACGTGCCCCGCATCGAGACAATGCTCATACCCAAGGAGCTTATCGGTGCTGTTATCGGCCCGGGTGGAAAGGTTATCCAGGGTATCCAGGAGGCTTCCGGTGCTACCGTTTCAATCGACGAAATCGAAGATGGCGGCTACATCGAGGTTGCATCCTCCGACAAGGAGTCGATGGACAAGGCTCTCGACATGATTCGCGCTATCGTGGCTCTCCCCGAAGAGGGCAAGGTATATCAGGGCAAGGTACGCTCGATACTCGACTTCGGTGCGTTTGTTGAGTTCATGCCCAACCGCGACGGTCTGCTCCACATATCCGAAATCTCTTGGGAGCGTCTCGAAAACATGGAGGCTTCCGGCCTTAAGGAAGGTGACGAGGTAGAGGTAAAACTCATCGAAATCGACAAAAAGACCGGCAAGTACCGACTGTCGATGCGTGCCCTCCAGCCCAAGCCCGAAGGCTACGTAGAGCCCCAGCGCCGCGAGCGTGCCCCGCGTCGTGAGGGTAGCAACGACCGTCCCCGTCGTGATGGCGACCGCGGTCCCCGCCGCGACCGTGGCGACCGTCCCCGCCGCGACAACAACCACGACTGA
- the murI gene encoding glutamate racemase, whose protein sequence is MLSAVPGPIGVFDSGFGGLTILRDIRRRLPQYDYLFLGDNARAPYGTRSFDVVYRFTLQAVRYLFDCGCQLVILACNTASAKALRTIQQCDLPEIDPARRVLGVIRPTVEILPEFTRNGHIGIVGTPGTVASRSYDIEIGKMHPSMTVTSHACPMWVPLVENREASSPGARYFVERDLGRLLDADPQIDTLILGCTHYPLLIDTIQEAIPSGVRVLSQGSIVADSLADYLRRHPDMASRCTEGASVQYLTTESADRFSSLASLFMDTPVEARQIEL, encoded by the coding sequence ATGCTGTCAGCTGTACCTGGCCCGATAGGTGTGTTCGACTCCGGATTCGGAGGTCTCACCATATTGCGCGACATACGCCGTCGCTTGCCACAATACGACTATCTTTTTCTTGGAGACAACGCCCGTGCGCCATATGGTACACGCTCGTTCGACGTTGTTTACCGATTCACGCTGCAGGCCGTGCGCTACCTGTTTGACTGCGGATGCCAACTGGTGATTCTCGCCTGCAATACCGCATCGGCCAAGGCTCTCCGCACTATCCAGCAATGCGACCTGCCGGAGATTGACCCCGCACGCAGAGTGCTTGGGGTGATACGCCCGACAGTGGAGATTCTGCCGGAGTTTACACGCAACGGACATATCGGTATTGTCGGTACACCGGGCACTGTGGCCTCCCGCTCCTACGATATTGAAATCGGCAAGATGCATCCGTCAATGACCGTCACCTCACATGCGTGTCCGATGTGGGTTCCTCTGGTGGAAAATCGTGAAGCCTCTTCGCCGGGAGCTCGATATTTTGTAGAGCGCGATCTCGGGCGACTGCTTGACGCCGACCCGCAGATTGATACGCTGATACTCGGCTGCACGCACTATCCGTTGCTTATCGACACGATACAGGAAGCGATTCCATCCGGTGTCAGGGTGCTCTCTCAGGGGAGTATTGTTGCCGACAGCCTCGCCGACTATCTGCGGCGTCATCCCGACATGGCCTCGCGCTGCACTGAAGGCGCCAGTGTGCAGTATTTGACCACAGAGAGCGCCGACCGCTTCAGCTCGCTCGCCTCGCTCTTTATGGACACCCCTGTCGAGGCTCGTCAGATAGAATTATAA
- a CDS encoding OmpH family outer membrane protein yields MIKKILLAVAVALPMFAAAQAPKFGVINTQSVMEALPDSKQVEEQILAASKKYEDEFAKLQEEMNKAVQEFQGLGADTPETIKQRRQQEIQDLYQKSEQFRQTATQDLQRQHEQLMAPVVQKVTNAINSVGKEQGMTFIFEQAMPLYVGTDVVDITPLVKTSLGLK; encoded by the coding sequence ATGATAAAGAAAATTTTGCTCGCCGTTGCTGTGGCACTTCCCATGTTCGCGGCTGCTCAGGCTCCCAAGTTCGGTGTTATCAATACTCAGTCTGTAATGGAGGCTCTGCCCGATTCAAAGCAGGTTGAGGAGCAGATACTGGCCGCATCAAAGAAGTATGAGGATGAGTTTGCCAAACTTCAGGAGGAGATGAACAAGGCCGTACAGGAATTCCAGGGCCTTGGCGCGGATACCCCCGAGACCATCAAGCAGCGCCGTCAGCAGGAAATCCAGGATCTATACCAGAAATCCGAGCAGTTCCGTCAGACAGCCACTCAGGACCTACAGCGTCAGCACGAGCAGCTGATGGCCCCCGTAGTACAGAAAGTTACCAATGCAATCAACTCCGTGGGCAAGGAGCAGGGTATGACATTCATATTTGAGCAGGCTATGCCTCTGTATGTAGGTACTGATGTTGTCGACATCACCCCGCTGGTGAAGACTTCGCTCGGCCTGAAGTAA
- a CDS encoding OmpH family outer membrane protein, whose product MKRLAIALMLCVACCCGAFAQKFALIDMEYILKNVPSYEMANEQLNQISQRWQKEVEAKATEAQTMYKNYQADMVFLTDEQKTKKEAEIVAKEKEATELRYKYFGPEGELYKKRQSLMQPIQDEVYNAVKKVSEERGYQCIFDRASSANIIFASPRIDVSNEVLAKMGYAR is encoded by the coding sequence ATGAAAAGACTTGCCATAGCTCTTATGCTTTGCGTCGCATGTTGCTGCGGAGCTTTCGCCCAGAAGTTCGCTCTGATTGACATGGAATATATCCTTAAGAATGTGCCTTCCTACGAGATGGCCAACGAACAGCTCAACCAGATATCACAGCGTTGGCAGAAAGAGGTCGAGGCCAAGGCTACCGAGGCCCAGACAATGTACAAGAATTATCAGGCCGACATGGTGTTCCTGACCGATGAGCAGAAGACCAAGAAGGAGGCTGAGATTGTAGCCAAGGAGAAAGAGGCTACCGAACTCCGATACAAATATTTCGGACCGGAAGGCGAACTCTACAAGAAGCGCCAGTCGCTGATGCAGCCTATTCAGGACGAAGTGTACAATGCCGTAAAGAAGGTGAGCGAGGAACGGGGATACCAGTGTATATTCGACCGCGCATCATCGGCAAATATCATCTTTGCATCACCGCGTATTGATGTCAGCAACGAGGTACTCGCAAAAATGGGCTACGCGCGATAA
- a CDS encoding outer membrane protein assembly factor, whose amino-acid sequence MLNRLLTIIALTLLSATTVAVAQDSPVLNAPVDTVYNPNILYTGMPKSYEIAGIEVTGVPNYEDYIIIGYSGLNVGDRVEIPGPDITNAAKRFARQGLFSTIKIKVAKMAGDKVWLEFALKPQPRISAINYYGASKGEKKDLEERLQLMKGNQITQNIVNRATQIIKGYYSQKGFGNAEVRIDQIEDLSAPNENIVNINIDKNSKVKVHKIYIDGNEMLSDNVLQRAMKKTNEKGKLINLFRQKKFVESDYRDDLDRIIAKYNEKGYRDAKIISDSVVKYDDKNVDVYINLEEGKKYYISNIDWVGNTVYPTEILERILDIRPGDVYNQKLLNKRTVEDEDAVSNLYLNNGYLFYHLYPIEKNVTGDSIALEMRMVEGPQATVNNVIINGNDRLYEKVIRRELRVKPGQLFSKDDLMRSAREIAQTGHFDPEAMDIRPEPNAENGTVDIVFGLESKANDQVEVSFGWGQTGLIGKLALKFTNFSIKNLFNPSSYKGIIPQGEGQTFTISAQTNAKYYQSYSISFLDPWFGGKRPNSLSVSAYYARQTGINSSYYSSNWRNPYGYNYWGSSNYYNDYYQNSYENAYDPNKVLQMIGVTVGIGKRLSWPDDYFTFQAEIGYQWYYLKNWDYLYYMNNGTSNSLTLGLTLARQSIDNPLYTRSGSIFSLNLQLTPPASLFGKKDWKRLSEEGNNGSVEAKKELYRWIEYWKLRFKSRTYTPLTDPAGKWTLVMMTRADFGLLGSYNKYLKTPFETFYVGGDGMSGSYTYATETIALRGYENGQFTPWTREGYAYARVGMELHFPFMLSNSTTIYGLTFVEAGNAWTAVKDFQPFNLKRSAGAGVRIFLPMVGMMGIDWAYGFDTVYGRKGGGQFHFILGQEF is encoded by the coding sequence ATGCTTAACCGACTGCTGACAATCATCGCTCTGACTCTCCTTTCCGCAACTACGGTTGCCGTTGCTCAGGACTCACCTGTCCTGAACGCACCGGTCGATACCGTCTATAATCCCAATATACTCTATACCGGCATGCCCAAAAGCTATGAGATTGCCGGAATCGAGGTGACCGGTGTGCCTAATTATGAGGATTACATTATAATCGGATACTCCGGGCTGAATGTCGGCGACCGAGTGGAGATACCCGGTCCGGATATTACCAATGCGGCAAAACGCTTTGCCCGCCAGGGCCTTTTCAGTACTATTAAAATCAAAGTAGCCAAGATGGCCGGCGATAAGGTGTGGCTTGAGTTTGCTCTTAAGCCCCAGCCGAGAATCTCCGCCATAAATTATTACGGAGCAAGCAAGGGCGAGAAGAAAGACCTTGAAGAGCGTCTGCAGCTCATGAAAGGAAATCAGATTACCCAGAATATCGTAAACCGCGCTACCCAGATTATCAAAGGCTACTACAGTCAGAAGGGCTTCGGCAACGCCGAGGTTCGTATCGACCAGATTGAAGACCTTTCAGCTCCCAACGAGAATATAGTCAATATCAATATCGACAAAAACTCGAAGGTAAAGGTGCACAAGATATACATCGACGGCAACGAGATGCTCTCTGACAATGTGCTGCAGCGTGCGATGAAGAAGACCAACGAGAAGGGCAAGCTCATCAACCTCTTCCGTCAGAAGAAATTCGTTGAAAGCGATTATCGGGACGACCTTGACCGGATTATCGCCAAATACAATGAGAAAGGCTACCGCGATGCCAAGATTATCAGCGACAGCGTTGTCAAGTACGACGACAAGAATGTCGATGTCTATATAAACCTCGAAGAAGGAAAGAAATACTACATCAGCAATATCGACTGGGTGGGCAATACTGTATATCCCACCGAGATTCTTGAGCGCATACTTGACATCCGTCCCGGCGATGTCTACAACCAGAAACTGCTCAACAAGCGTACGGTAGAGGATGAGGATGCCGTGAGCAACCTTTATCTCAACAACGGATATCTGTTCTACCACCTGTATCCGATTGAAAAGAATGTGACCGGCGACTCGATTGCTCTCGAAATGCGAATGGTAGAGGGCCCGCAGGCTACAGTCAACAATGTAATCATCAACGGTAACGACCGTCTGTACGAGAAAGTAATCCGTCGAGAGCTGCGTGTGAAGCCGGGCCAGCTTTTCAGCAAGGATGACCTCATGCGTTCGGCACGTGAAATCGCTCAGACAGGCCACTTCGACCCTGAGGCTATGGACATCCGTCCCGAGCCTAATGCCGAGAACGGTACGGTAGATATAGTGTTTGGTCTGGAATCGAAAGCCAACGACCAGGTCGAGGTTTCATTCGGCTGGGGACAGACCGGCCTTATCGGTAAACTTGCCCTTAAGTTTACCAACTTCTCGATAAAGAACCTCTTCAATCCGAGTTCTTACAAAGGTATAATACCACAGGGCGAGGGTCAGACATTTACGATTTCCGCCCAGACCAATGCCAAATATTACCAGAGCTACTCGATATCGTTCCTCGATCCGTGGTTTGGCGGAAAGCGCCCCAACTCGCTGTCGGTGTCGGCCTACTATGCCCGTCAGACCGGTATCAACTCCTCGTATTACAGCAGCAACTGGCGTAACCCCTACGGCTACAACTACTGGGGCAGCAGCAATTACTACAACGATTACTACCAGAACTCCTACGAGAATGCCTACGACCCCAACAAGGTGCTGCAGATGATTGGTGTCACAGTCGGTATCGGAAAGCGTCTGAGCTGGCCTGACGACTACTTCACCTTCCAGGCTGAAATCGGATATCAGTGGTACTACCTCAAGAACTGGGACTACCTCTATTATATGAACAACGGTACTTCAAATTCGCTGACTCTCGGTCTTACTCTCGCCCGCCAGTCAATCGACAATCCGTTGTATACGCGTAGCGGTTCGATATTCTCTCTCAACCTCCAGCTCACGCCCCCCGCTTCTCTTTTTGGCAAGAAAGACTGGAAACGTCTCTCCGAAGAGGGCAACAACGGCTCTGTCGAGGCCAAGAAGGAACTCTACCGATGGATTGAATACTGGAAGCTCCGCTTCAAGAGCCGTACCTACACTCCGCTTACCGACCCTGCAGGAAAATGGACTCTCGTGATGATGACCCGTGCCGACTTCGGTCTGCTCGGCAGCTACAACAAGTATCTTAAGACTCCGTTCGAGACATTCTATGTCGGAGGCGACGGTATGTCGGGCTCATACACATATGCTACCGAGACCATAGCCCTGCGCGGTTATGAGAACGGCCAGTTCACTCCATGGACACGCGAGGGCTACGCCTATGCACGTGTCGGCATGGAGCTCCACTTCCCGTTCATGCTCTCCAACTCGACCACCATCTACGGTCTTACATTTGTCGAGGCCGGTAATGCCTGGACCGCTGTCAAGGACTTCCAGCCCTTCAACCTCAAGCGCTCGGCCGGCGCCGGTGTGCGTATCTTCCTGCCGATGGTGGGTATGATGGGTATCGACTGGGCCTACGGTTTCGACACCGTCTATGGCCGCAAGGGTGGAGGCCAGTTCCACTTCATTCTCGGTCAGGAATTCTAA
- a CDS encoding isoprenyl transferase, producing MSYKDKIDPQRLPRHVAVIMDGNGRWAKSRGLDRSEGHVEGVNTVRKITEIASEIGIGYLTLYTFSTENWNRPQAEVDALMNLVVVAIERETADLIKNNVRLTMIGDFSRMPRFAYTRLCKCIDDTSHCTGLTLVLAISYSSRWEITDAMRRIAREVEQGNMRPDEITPDTISAHMATCDMPDPDLLIRTGGDHRVSNFLLWQIAYSEITVVPTFWPDFSKEDFCKAVVDYQSRERRFGKTSEQVSGDAAE from the coding sequence ATGTCATATAAAGATAAGATTGACCCCCAGCGGCTGCCGCGTCATGTGGCCGTGATAATGGATGGCAACGGACGATGGGCCAAATCACGCGGTCTCGACCGTTCGGAAGGACATGTCGAGGGTGTGAATACTGTAAGAAAAATCACCGAGATTGCCTCGGAGATAGGTATCGGCTATCTTACGCTCTATACATTCTCTACCGAAAACTGGAATCGTCCGCAGGCCGAGGTCGATGCTCTGATGAATCTGGTTGTCGTAGCCATCGAGAGGGAGACGGCCGATTTGATAAAAAACAACGTGCGTCTGACGATGATAGGCGACTTCTCGCGCATGCCACGGTTTGCCTACACCCGCCTGTGCAAGTGTATCGACGACACTTCCCATTGTACCGGGCTGACCTTGGTGCTGGCCATCAGCTACTCTTCGCGCTGGGAGATTACCGATGCCATGCGCCGGATAGCACGTGAGGTAGAGCAGGGCAACATGCGTCCGGATGAGATAACCCCCGATACCATATCCGCTCATATGGCCACATGCGACATGCCCGACCCGGATTTGCTGATACGTACCGGCGGCGACCATCGTGTAAGCAACTTTCTGCTGTGGCAGATTGCTTATTCGGAAATCACCGTTGTGCCGACCTTCTGGCCGGATTTCTCCAAGGAGGATTTCTGCAAGGCGGTGGTCGACTATCAGAGCCGTGAACGTCGTTTCGGCAAGACCTCCGAGCAGGTAAGCGGCGACGCCGCGGAGTGA
- a CDS encoding DUF6089 family protein, which produces MPDKRPRQNTTIQLLRRPVIIIMAMVALWGACCVNRASAQETAYKFELGPALGFSGYLGDANTGSLYAHPGFAGGAIFRYLVSPRWNIRGNFTVATLSGDSSDMTNVYPGGETYRFSSTVYDLGARVDFNFFNYGIGETYRRMRRWSPYLTLGMGMSLISCEGTAVAFNIPMGAGVRYKINPRLNLGVEWCMTKTFTDKVDGPVLSDLYGIKSSFAKNTDWYSTVMVSLTFEFGERCRSCYYVD; this is translated from the coding sequence ATGCCTGACAAGAGGCCTCGACAGAACACAACAATACAGCTATTGCGCCGGCCGGTCATTATTATAATGGCTATGGTGGCGCTTTGGGGTGCATGTTGTGTAAATCGTGCCTCGGCTCAAGAGACAGCTTACAAGTTTGAGCTTGGCCCTGCCCTCGGCTTCAGCGGTTATCTCGGTGATGCCAATACCGGCAGTCTTTATGCTCATCCGGGATTTGCCGGGGGAGCTATATTCCGCTATCTGGTGAGCCCTCGCTGGAACATACGCGGCAACTTTACGGTTGCCACTCTCAGCGGCGACAGTTCCGACATGACAAATGTATACCCCGGCGGAGAGACTTACCGCTTCTCGTCGACCGTATACGACCTCGGCGCCCGCGTCGACTTCAATTTCTTCAACTACGGTATCGGCGAAACGTACCGCAGGATGCGCCGCTGGTCGCCATATCTGACTCTGGGCATGGGTATGTCGCTAATCTCGTGTGAGGGCACAGCGGTAGCATTCAATATACCGATGGGCGCCGGAGTGAGATACAAAATCAATCCACGGCTCAATCTCGGAGTTGAGTGGTGTATGACCAAGACGTTTACCGACAAGGTCGACGGCCCGGTGTTAAGTGACTTATACGGCATAAAAAGCTCTTTTGCGAAAAATACCGACTGGTATTCCACAGTCATGGTGTCGCTGACATTTGAGTTCGGCGAGCGCTGCAGAAGCTGCTATTATGTCGACTGA
- a CDS encoding DUF6242 domain-containing protein, whose product MNKRLAASSLAALSIMLGSVVVSCNSDDDTNDYDIDTGYTPETMYSSTAITAFNLKADTKVLANLDSVFFTIDLEGQKIFNADSMPLGTDVRKLVPVIGTGGSSKIMIKYTDTEGNEKEEEYNSTSPDTISFSSPVKVTVTSLNETYSRTYTITVNVHNQKPDSLCWGDMAYSVLPAIRGAKDAVTVEKNGKVYCYSTDGTAWQRASADDPATPVDSWVRETVNFGFTPRLSTLTATDGDYYVLSDNGTLYSSTDGLAWSSTGKVWSWIYGAYESRVVGVASDGAGYVHATCPEPQGYVASAVRADFPVGGTTRMLTFSSDWSSAPQGIIAGGHIANGNLTSAVWGYDGQAWNKFANMPQDAALDGMTIFPYYTFKTNTVNWTVTKQSTIFAMGGRKADGSLSREVYISRDLGVNWHEADSLMQLPEQMESFAGARALVIPTVMHARSTSGGGWESVTLRRLPAWCMLDGFYGSRAVAPITEWDCPYIYIYGGENEAGNLRDIVLRGVINRFTYKPLQ is encoded by the coding sequence ATGAATAAGCGACTTGCTGCCTCATCACTTGCCGCGCTCTCAATCATGCTTGGGAGTGTGGTTGTGTCGTGCAACAGCGACGATGATACAAACGATTACGACATCGATACCGGATATACTCCGGAAACGATGTATTCAAGTACGGCTATAACGGCATTCAATCTGAAAGCCGATACGAAGGTGCTGGCCAATCTCGACTCGGTGTTCTTTACTATCGACCTGGAGGGGCAAAAGATTTTCAATGCCGACTCGATGCCTCTGGGCACGGATGTGCGTAAACTGGTACCCGTAATCGGCACCGGCGGCTCGTCGAAAATCATGATTAAATATACCGACACCGAGGGCAACGAGAAGGAGGAGGAGTACAACAGTACCTCACCCGATACGATATCTTTCAGCTCTCCGGTAAAGGTGACTGTTACGTCGCTTAACGAGACATATTCGCGCACATATACTATCACCGTGAATGTACACAATCAGAAGCCTGATTCATTGTGCTGGGGTGATATGGCCTATTCGGTCCTTCCTGCCATCCGAGGAGCAAAGGATGCGGTGACCGTAGAGAAAAATGGCAAAGTATATTGCTATTCGACCGATGGTACAGCCTGGCAACGCGCTTCGGCCGATGACCCTGCGACTCCTGTCGACAGCTGGGTGCGCGAGACTGTCAATTTCGGATTCACTCCGCGACTCTCCACTCTTACAGCTACAGATGGCGATTACTATGTGCTGTCGGACAACGGTACCCTTTACAGTTCGACCGACGGACTTGCATGGTCGTCGACCGGAAAAGTATGGTCATGGATTTATGGCGCGTATGAATCGCGTGTAGTAGGTGTCGCCTCCGATGGCGCAGGATATGTACATGCCACCTGCCCCGAACCCCAGGGCTATGTGGCATCGGCGGTAAGAGCCGACTTCCCTGTCGGCGGCACTACCCGCATGCTCACATTCTCTTCCGACTGGAGTTCGGCACCTCAGGGCATAATAGCCGGCGGTCATATCGCTAACGGCAATCTTACGAGTGCCGTTTGGGGATATGACGGACAGGCATGGAATAAATTTGCCAATATGCCTCAGGATGCAGCGCTTGACGGAATGACAATCTTCCCGTACTATACATTCAAGACCAATACCGTCAACTGGACTGTCACCAAGCAGTCGACTATATTCGCTATGGGCGGCCGTAAGGCCGACGGGTCATTGTCGCGCGAGGTGTATATATCACGCGACCTTGGTGTCAACTGGCATGAAGCCGACTCTCTTATGCAGTTGCCGGAACAGATGGAATCGTTTGCCGGTGCCCGGGCTCTGGTGATTCCTACGGTGATGCATGCCCGCTCGACTTCCGGAGGCGGATGGGAGAGCGTGACACTTCGCCGCCTGCCGGCATGGTGTATGCTCGACGGATTCTATGGTAGCCGTGCGGTAGCCCCGATTACCGAGTGGGACTGCCCCTACATATATATATACGGAGGCGAGAATGAGGCCGGCAATCTGCGCGACATAGTGTTGCGTGGAGTCATAAACCGGTTTACCTATAAGCCGCTTCAGTAA
- a CDS encoding porin family protein produces MKRLFIALCMATVAIFGGSRLNAQTIFDTGVPENLFRFGVRLGFNTSNLTNNYDKVMSGVEWKDNQWRGGFNAGFVVDINFRNFFAIQPGAFIYTRKNDYHLLYTDGHSLSAINGTQKANFLQIPILASLRLGVPQLVQVHIDCGPYFAWGWGGSNKYKKYDSSTGELVVTNGKQPYFGDSTFALSDRYDYGLKSGVGVMAMEHFYVGAHYQYGFRNVMKGNGQKGHNKMWTFSVGYNF; encoded by the coding sequence ATGAAAAGACTATTCATCGCACTATGCATGGCCACCGTTGCGATATTTGGCGGCTCCAGACTCAATGCGCAGACTATATTCGACACCGGTGTGCCGGAGAATCTGTTCCGGTTCGGAGTACGGCTCGGCTTCAATACCTCCAATCTCACCAACAATTATGATAAGGTGATGAGCGGAGTGGAGTGGAAAGACAATCAGTGGCGCGGAGGATTCAACGCAGGCTTCGTGGTTGATATAAATTTCCGCAATTTCTTTGCCATACAGCCCGGCGCCTTTATTTACACACGTAAAAACGATTACCATCTGCTGTATACCGACGGGCATAGCCTCAGTGCAATCAATGGCACTCAGAAGGCTAATTTCCTGCAGATACCTATTCTCGCCTCTCTGCGTCTCGGTGTGCCGCAACTGGTACAGGTACATATCGACTGCGGTCCGTATTTTGCATGGGGCTGGGGTGGAAGCAATAAATATAAGAAGTATGACTCATCGACCGGTGAACTCGTTGTTACCAATGGCAAGCAGCCTTATTTCGGTGACTCTACATTTGCGCTTTCCGACCGCTATGACTATGGTCTGAAATCCGGGGTAGGTGTCATGGCGATGGAGCATTTCTACGTGGGTGCCCATTATCAGTACGGATTCCGCAATGTGATGAAAGGCAATGGGCAGAAAGGGCACAATAAGATGTGGACTTTCTCGGTAGGATACAATTTTTGA